A single Paenibacillus sp. FSL R5-0517 DNA region contains:
- a CDS encoding sensor histidine kinase, with amino-acid sequence MFTECYRKLTDPFKRSIRNKLILTMTLLAVLPVIAMTAMAAENTRSSMEEEIMETNRANMNWASIYLGEQFARMNNIIYSIQISDELHQYLALNQEAPAASRFDEQKAMFNMLNSVYYSAGNYVFGVELYLKELDTLFTFNSMDSRIKTVSEIPEGYHELFAQHKDFTIINDPDDPQKFHMTRSMNRFEDQAQIGAISLEVKWAEFNQTLELLDSRGDYAVYIADSAGNPVYQPNQNIQPSAEALEQLAGAKESSGFIRTAKEYVFYHSIDPSGLRVIKIVPAHVINESALETMKYGLVVGGLATVISVGIAALVAWRTSKPIVRLANSMKGIQLIKDREVVRSGRVDEIGLLEKNLHGMSSRIREHIRDNYLMNLEKQTAELKALQSQIHPHFLQNTLQMIGGMVYSQKPADSYKVIRALSEMFRYIVRAPDGLVPLQSELDQLEHYMLIQKQRFGGKLEYTLEITGELRACYIPKLSLQPIVENAFLHGLEKKPGEWKLGIEVVCEPKEVTIRIRDNGVGMDAEKLAEMQSRLERLTWEADRVWSSGTSIGLVNAASRMVMHFGPEYGMSMESEYGQGTSVTVRIPCNTGGEAL; translated from the coding sequence GTGTTTACTGAATGTTATCGGAAGCTGACAGATCCTTTCAAACGCAGCATTCGTAATAAATTGATTCTTACCATGACGCTGCTGGCTGTTCTACCCGTCATTGCCATGACCGCTATGGCAGCTGAGAATACCCGCTCTTCCATGGAAGAGGAGATTATGGAGACCAACCGTGCCAATATGAACTGGGCCTCCATCTATCTGGGTGAACAGTTCGCTCGCATGAACAATATTATCTATTCGATTCAGATCAGTGACGAACTGCATCAGTATCTGGCGTTGAACCAGGAAGCACCGGCAGCCAGCCGATTCGACGAACAGAAGGCCATGTTCAATATGCTGAACAGTGTATACTATTCTGCCGGCAATTATGTATTTGGCGTTGAGCTGTATCTGAAGGAACTGGACACCCTGTTCACCTTCAACTCCATGGATTCTCGCATAAAAACGGTATCGGAAATACCGGAAGGGTATCATGAGCTTTTTGCACAACATAAAGATTTTACAATTATCAATGATCCGGACGATCCGCAAAAGTTTCACATGACTCGCAGCATGAATCGCTTCGAGGATCAGGCACAGATCGGCGCCATTAGTCTGGAGGTCAAGTGGGCTGAGTTCAATCAGACCCTTGAGCTGCTGGATAGCAGGGGGGATTATGCAGTATACATCGCCGACAGTGCGGGCAACCCGGTCTATCAGCCGAATCAAAACATCCAGCCGTCCGCTGAAGCATTGGAACAATTGGCAGGCGCCAAAGAAAGTTCCGGTTTCATCCGTACAGCCAAGGAATACGTATTCTATCATTCCATCGACCCGTCAGGACTGCGTGTGATCAAGATTGTACCTGCGCATGTGATTAACGAGAGTGCCTTGGAAACGATGAAATACGGACTGGTTGTAGGTGGCCTGGCAACCGTCATTTCTGTGGGAATAGCTGCGCTCGTGGCCTGGCGTACATCGAAGCCCATTGTCAGACTGGCCAATTCCATGAAGGGTATTCAGTTGATTAAGGACAGAGAAGTGGTACGAAGCGGCCGGGTGGATGAAATTGGTCTGTTGGAGAAAAATCTGCATGGCATGTCAAGCCGTATACGGGAACACATTCGGGACAACTACCTGATGAATCTGGAGAAGCAGACGGCGGAGCTCAAAGCTCTGCAATCCCAGATCCATCCGCATTTCCTGCAAAATACGTTGCAGATGATTGGCGGCATGGTCTACTCGCAAAAACCGGCAGACAGTTATAAAGTCATTCGAGCCTTGAGCGAGATGTTTCGTTATATTGTGCGAGCGCCGGATGGACTTGTCCCTTTACAGTCTGAACTCGATCAGTTGGAACATTATATGCTCATTCAGAAGCAGCGTTTTGGGGGCAAGCTTGAATATACACTGGAGATTACCGGAGAACTTCGGGCGTGTTATATTCCCAAGTTGTCTTTGCAACCCATTGTGGAGAATGCATTTTTGCATGGTCTGGAGAAGAAACCGGGGGAGTGGAAGCTGGGCATTGAGGTCGTCTGTGAACCTAAAGAGGTAACGATTCGAATTCGTGATAACGGTGTGGGTATGGATGCTGAGAAACTAGCGGAGATGCAGTCCAGGCTGGAGCGACTTACCTGGGAGGCTGATCGGGTATGGAGTTCAGGGACGAGTATTGGACTGGTTAATGCAGCCTCACGAATGGTAATGCATTTTGGACCTGAATACGGGATGAGCATGGAAAGTGAATACGGACAGGGGACGAGTGTTACAGTACGAATTCCCTGCAATACAGGAGGCGAAGCCTTGTGA
- a CDS encoding beta-galactosidase, with amino-acid sequence MDKLLYGVAYYDEYMPYERLDKDIQMMKDAGINVVRIAESTWSTHEPQNGVFDFSSVDRVLDAMHEAGIQVIVGTPTYAVPTWMVKEHPDVLATTSQGPGKYGARQIMDITHPTYLFYAERIIRKLISRVSTHPAVIGYQTDNETKHYNTAGDNVQLQFVKYMRNKFSSLDELNKEFGLDYWSNRINSWEDFPSVVGTINGSLGAEFAKFQRQLVTNFLAWQVGIVNEYKQEGQFVTQNFDFDWRGYSYGIQGDVDHFAASKPFDITSVDIYHPSQDDLTGIEISFGGDVARSTKQSNYLVLETEAQAFWHWVPYPGQLRLQAFSHLASGANMVAYWHWHSLHNSFETYWKGLLSHDFEPNPVYNEAKTIGRDFARLSPKLVNLKKKNRVAVLFSNEALTSIKWFGFNFTSDKNYNDVVRWMYDELYKMNIGCDLIDPSVENYAAYDVLVVPALYAASDALLEKLNQFVQDGGHIVYSFKSGFANEHIKVRSSRQPGLISEACGISYNLFVEPKHVSLRDDPFGVGEEQNQIHTWMELITPTTAEVLAWYDHPHWGEYAAITQNAYGKGKATYVGCYTSSEVIRKVLERVMKEVGVWGAEQELAFPIIVKTGVNDQGNTIRYYFNYADEATSFVNAYGEGTELLEGIPIAAGEKIGLEPWGVRIIEQ; translated from the coding sequence ATGGACAAATTATTATATGGTGTGGCCTACTATGATGAATATATGCCTTATGAAAGATTGGACAAGGACATTCAGATGATGAAGGATGCCGGGATCAATGTGGTCCGCATTGCAGAATCAACCTGGAGTACTCATGAACCGCAGAATGGCGTATTTGACTTCTCTTCCGTAGACCGTGTGCTGGACGCCATGCATGAAGCGGGGATTCAGGTCATCGTTGGAACACCAACGTATGCTGTTCCAACGTGGATGGTCAAGGAACATCCAGACGTGCTGGCTACTACCTCACAGGGACCTGGTAAATATGGTGCAAGACAGATCATGGATATTACACATCCAACCTATCTATTCTATGCCGAGCGGATCATCCGCAAGCTGATCTCTCGGGTAAGCACACATCCAGCGGTCATCGGTTATCAGACGGATAACGAGACGAAACATTACAATACGGCCGGAGATAATGTACAATTGCAATTCGTCAAATATATGCGGAACAAGTTCAGCTCTCTGGATGAGCTTAACAAGGAATTTGGCCTCGATTACTGGAGTAATCGGATCAATAGCTGGGAAGACTTCCCGTCTGTTGTAGGAACGATCAACGGTAGTCTGGGTGCTGAGTTTGCCAAGTTCCAGCGGCAGCTGGTAACCAACTTTTTGGCTTGGCAAGTGGGGATCGTGAATGAATACAAACAGGAAGGACAGTTTGTTACCCAGAACTTTGATTTCGATTGGCGTGGATATTCCTACGGCATTCAAGGGGATGTGGATCATTTTGCCGCATCGAAACCTTTTGACATCACCAGTGTGGATATCTACCATCCTTCCCAGGATGATCTGACAGGCATTGAGATTTCATTCGGCGGGGATGTGGCTCGTTCCACCAAACAATCCAATTATCTGGTACTGGAGACCGAAGCGCAGGCATTCTGGCATTGGGTTCCCTATCCGGGACAACTTCGGTTGCAGGCATTCAGTCATCTGGCATCCGGAGCGAACATGGTCGCCTACTGGCACTGGCATTCGTTGCATAATTCGTTCGAGACGTATTGGAAAGGATTGCTCAGTCATGACTTTGAACCGAATCCGGTGTACAACGAAGCGAAGACTATTGGCAGGGATTTTGCCCGTCTCAGTCCAAAGCTCGTTAATCTGAAGAAAAAAAATCGGGTGGCTGTGCTGTTCAGCAATGAGGCCCTGACATCAATCAAGTGGTTTGGTTTTAACTTCACCAGTGACAAGAATTATAATGATGTGGTTCGCTGGATGTACGATGAATTATATAAAATGAATATTGGCTGTGACCTGATCGACCCGTCTGTTGAGAATTATGCGGCGTATGACGTGCTCGTTGTACCTGCTCTGTATGCTGCATCGGATGCGTTGCTGGAAAAATTGAATCAATTCGTACAGGATGGCGGACATATCGTCTACTCGTTCAAGAGCGGCTTTGCAAATGAGCATATCAAGGTACGCTCTAGCCGCCAGCCTGGCCTAATCAGTGAGGCATGCGGAATCAGCTATAACCTTTTTGTAGAGCCAAAACATGTTTCGCTGCGGGATGATCCATTTGGGGTTGGTGAAGAGCAGAATCAGATCCACACCTGGATGGAATTAATTACACCGACAACGGCTGAAGTACTTGCTTGGTATGATCATCCACATTGGGGTGAATATGCGGCAATTACCCAGAATGCCTATGGAAAAGGCAAAGCAACCTATGTAGGCTGTTACACCAGTTCTGAGGTGATCCGTAAGGTACTGGAACGTGTCATGAAGGAAGTGGGTGTATGGGGAGCTGAGCAGGAACTGGCTTTTCCAATCATTGTGAAGACAGGTGTGAACGATCAGGGAAATACGATTCGCTACTATTTCAATTATGCGGATGAGGCGACATCCTTCGTGAATGCCTATGGGGAAGGGACCGAACTTCTGGAAGGAATTCCGATTGCTGCGGGAGAGAAGATCGGACTGGAACCATGGGGCGTACGGATTATCGAACAATAA
- a CDS encoding molybdenum cofactor guanylyltransferase, with protein sequence MNSREWTGIILAGGLSSRMGTNKAMLELNGSAVLQHVTKALRPAVSRIIVAAGPHVTTYSAMDYDCVQDHYPGKGPLAGLHAALEASDTDWNLVCACDMPLLQTSFFDGIKKLVESHNSYSAIVPRMDGHVHPLAGAYHKRVLPDLEQRLNQDHLRVMRWLEEIGCRYVEVEELESAGVHQVAMQMSNMNTPEEYERIRNQDSGLDSDL encoded by the coding sequence ATGAACTCAAGGGAATGGACAGGCATCATATTGGCAGGAGGTTTATCCAGCCGCATGGGGACCAACAAGGCCATGCTGGAACTAAACGGTTCTGCTGTACTGCAACATGTCACAAAGGCCTTGAGACCCGCAGTATCGCGTATCATCGTGGCTGCCGGACCTCATGTGACAACCTACAGTGCAATGGACTACGACTGCGTTCAGGATCACTATCCGGGGAAGGGGCCACTCGCCGGTCTTCACGCGGCGCTGGAAGCTTCCGATACAGACTGGAATCTGGTATGCGCTTGCGACATGCCGCTCCTGCAAACGTCTTTTTTCGATGGAATAAAAAAGCTGGTCGAATCGCATAACTCATATTCTGCTATCGTTCCACGCATGGATGGACATGTCCACCCTCTTGCAGGGGCCTACCACAAGCGAGTGCTCCCTGATCTGGAGCAGCGTCTGAACCAGGATCATCTTCGAGTCATGCGATGGCTTGAAGAGATCGGTTGCCGCTATGTGGAAGTGGAAGAGCTTGAGAGCGCAGGTGTCCATCAAGTAGCGATGCAAATGAGTAATATGAACACGCCGGAAGAGTATGAGCGTATACGCAATCAAGATTCCGGACTTGATTCAGATCTATAG
- a CDS encoding SDR family oxidoreductase encodes MDMGLQGKKALVLASSRGLGKAVAAQLAAEGADVMLASRSEEKLAAVKQELLALGGGGRVEYHATDVTRKEDIEALIHKTAELFGQIDILVNNSGGPPSGSFESLTDEDWERAFELNVLSYVRLIRGALPYMKEHGGHIVNIASTSVKQPIPGLVLSNTFRTGVFGLAKTLSQELAPYGILINTVAPGRIATDRIRELDAARAEQNGVSEDEVSEQFRKEIPLGRYGQPEEFAKAVVFLLSGANTYITGTSLIVDGGMVRAL; translated from the coding sequence ATGGACATGGGACTTCAAGGTAAAAAAGCACTGGTGCTGGCTTCCAGCCGCGGGCTGGGCAAAGCGGTAGCCGCTCAATTGGCAGCAGAAGGTGCTGACGTCATGCTCGCCAGCCGGAGCGAAGAAAAGCTCGCAGCCGTGAAGCAGGAGCTTCTGGCGCTTGGTGGTGGTGGGCGTGTGGAATATCATGCAACCGATGTGACACGTAAGGAAGATATTGAGGCGCTGATTCACAAGACAGCAGAGCTGTTCGGGCAGATTGATATTCTGGTGAACAATTCGGGTGGGCCACCCTCAGGTTCATTTGAGTCACTGACGGATGAGGATTGGGAACGTGCATTTGAATTAAATGTGCTCAGTTATGTAAGGCTGATTCGCGGTGCTCTTCCTTATATGAAAGAACACGGAGGACACATTGTGAATATCGCTTCAACTTCCGTAAAGCAGCCCATTCCGGGTCTGGTGCTGTCCAACACGTTCCGTACCGGCGTTTTTGGATTGGCGAAGACGTTATCCCAAGAGCTGGCTCCATACGGAATTTTAATCAACACGGTGGCGCCAGGGCGTATTGCCACAGACCGCATTCGTGAGCTGGACGCTGCACGGGCAGAGCAGAACGGAGTCAGTGAGGATGAAGTATCGGAACAGTTCCGCAAGGAGATTCCACTCGGCCGTTATGGTCAACCAGAGGAGTTTGCCAAAGCGGTGGTGTTCCTGTTATCCGGGGCCAATACGTACATCACCGGAACCTCATTGATCGTGGATGGTGGTATGGTCCGAGCCCTCTAA
- a CDS encoding glutamine--tRNA ligase/YqeY domain fusion protein, with protein MKGLIPVDNRTTPPNFIKNIITEDLRSGKVQEVITRFPPEPNGYLHIGHAKAIWINFTLGGEFGGKTNLRFDDTNPVKEDVEYVQSIQEDVKWLGYEWNEKRFASDYFDEMYNRAVLLIKKGKAYIDDQSADEIRQMRGTLTEPGKNSPYRDRSVEENLDLFTRMRAGEFKNGEKVLRAKIDMSAPNINLRDPVIYRISHAHHHNTGDKWCIYPMYAFAHPLEDAIEGVTHSLCSLEFEDQRPFYDWVIAECEMESQPRQYEFGRLNLSQMVTSKRKLKLLVDEGHVDGWDDPRMPTISGLRRRGYTPEAIRDFVFETGISKSQGVIDLQTLEHFVREDLKLKAPRTMAVLHPLKVVITNYPEGQVEWLEAENNVENPEMGNRQIPFSREIYIEQDDFMENPPNKYFRLFPGNEVRLKHAYFIKCNDVIKDAEGNVTEIHCTYDVETKSGSGFTGRKVKGTIHWVEATQAVPAEFRLYEPLILDEAPEAEVEVAVAGAETEVVEEQPEKTFLDQLNPNSLEVVHGYVEQEMKEANAQDKFQFFRHGYFSVDPKHSEPGRPVFNRVVSLKSSFQLPKA; from the coding sequence ATGAAAGGTTTGATACCTGTGGACAATCGTACAACCCCACCTAACTTTATCAAAAATATTATTACCGAAGATCTCCGGTCAGGGAAAGTCCAGGAAGTTATTACCCGTTTTCCTCCGGAACCGAACGGTTATCTGCATATCGGCCATGCCAAGGCGATCTGGATTAACTTTACGCTAGGCGGCGAATTTGGCGGCAAAACGAACTTGCGCTTTGATGACACGAACCCGGTCAAGGAAGATGTAGAGTACGTTCAATCGATTCAGGAAGATGTGAAATGGCTCGGATACGAGTGGAACGAGAAACGTTTTGCCTCGGATTATTTTGATGAGATGTACAACCGTGCGGTCTTGTTAATTAAAAAAGGTAAAGCCTATATCGACGACCAAAGCGCCGACGAAATTCGTCAAATGCGCGGAACGCTGACGGAGCCGGGCAAGAACAGCCCGTACCGTGATCGTTCGGTGGAAGAGAATCTCGACCTGTTCACTCGTATGCGTGCAGGCGAATTCAAGAACGGGGAGAAAGTGCTGCGTGCCAAGATCGATATGTCTGCACCGAATATCAACCTGCGCGATCCGGTAATTTACCGGATTTCACATGCACATCATCATAACACGGGCGACAAATGGTGCATCTATCCGATGTACGCTTTCGCTCACCCGCTCGAAGATGCCATTGAAGGTGTAACACACTCCCTCTGCTCCCTGGAGTTCGAGGACCAACGTCCATTCTACGATTGGGTTATTGCGGAATGTGAGATGGAGAGCCAACCGCGTCAATACGAATTTGGCCGCCTGAACCTGTCCCAGATGGTGACCAGCAAGCGGAAGCTGAAGCTGCTCGTGGACGAAGGCCATGTGGATGGTTGGGATGATCCTCGTATGCCGACCATTTCGGGTCTGCGCCGCCGGGGATATACGCCGGAAGCCATTCGTGATTTTGTATTCGAGACAGGCATTTCCAAGAGCCAAGGGGTCATCGACCTGCAAACGCTGGAGCACTTTGTACGTGAAGACCTGAAACTGAAAGCTCCACGCACGATGGCTGTCCTGCACCCGCTCAAAGTGGTTATTACCAACTACCCGGAAGGGCAAGTGGAATGGCTCGAAGCAGAGAACAATGTGGAGAACCCGGAGATGGGGAATCGCCAAATTCCGTTCTCTCGTGAGATTTATATCGAACAAGACGATTTCATGGAAAATCCGCCGAATAAATACTTCCGTTTGTTCCCTGGCAACGAAGTTCGTCTGAAACATGCATACTTTATCAAATGTAACGATGTAATCAAGGATGCAGAAGGCAATGTGACTGAGATTCATTGTACCTATGATGTGGAGACGAAGAGCGGTAGTGGCTTCACTGGCCGTAAAGTTAAAGGTACAATCCACTGGGTAGAAGCGACTCAAGCGGTACCTGCTGAATTCCGTCTGTATGAGCCTTTGATCCTGGATGAAGCACCAGAAGCTGAGGTTGAAGTGGCTGTAGCTGGGGCTGAAACGGAGGTTGTGGAAGAGCAACCGGAGAAAACGTTCCTGGATCAACTGAACCCGAACTCCCTTGAGGTTGTTCACGGGTATGTGGAACAAGAGATGAAGGAAGCGAACGCCCAGGACAAGTTCCAATTCTTCCGTCACGGTTATTTCAGCGTAGATCCGAAACATTCCGAGCCAGGACGTCCGGTATTTAACCGGGTCGTATCTCTGAAAAGCTCATTCCAACTGCCGAAGGCATAA
- a CDS encoding DUF2164 domain-containing protein, producing the protein MTKEQQDEAIRTIQSYFEEERGEELGDLAAWGVLDLFMTQLAPYIYNQALRDARTTVNQRMASMEEDLFALEQKLPKTSR; encoded by the coding sequence CTGACCAAAGAACAGCAGGATGAAGCCATTCGTACCATCCAGTCGTATTTCGAAGAGGAACGTGGCGAAGAACTGGGTGATCTGGCCGCTTGGGGTGTCCTCGACCTGTTCATGACACAGCTGGCTCCCTACATATATAATCAGGCACTCCGTGACGCGCGCACAACGGTCAATCAACGCATGGCATCGATGGAAGAAGACCTGTTTGCACTGGAACAAAAGTTACCCAAGACTTCCCGTTAA
- a CDS encoding AraC family transcriptional regulator, with translation MDIRSQLREMPHHTLAHWLPIIDSNIKFYGAHSQQVPHGWAMPEESHPGFEVMLIIQGTQESVIHGYTYTVEEGSILLIPPGFKHTNQCVSTEGMTYFSAHFNVDDPVFTLKLMSQHSQIYAAGTAVNRKMRVVLESWMSMINVSEAYTSTDKMIMQARMFELFALLSQAADNEPESTTSVAASHAPAPTAMHYAGAIAEAIKQAFHAQLRTKESSVSTVKVEQIISSFGISPGYGLQVFRKVYGRSPRAYLSSLKLQEAKVLIEQPELSLGEIAWKLGYTHLSHFSRQFKRWTGQSPLQYRNHHADESGDPVSYRSESSPES, from the coding sequence ATGGATATCCGATCACAGCTCCGAGAAATGCCTCACCATACGCTGGCCCACTGGCTGCCTATTATCGACTCCAACATCAAATTCTATGGTGCGCACAGCCAACAAGTACCCCATGGATGGGCGATGCCGGAGGAATCACATCCGGGTTTTGAGGTTATGTTGATCATCCAAGGTACTCAGGAGAGTGTGATTCACGGTTATACCTATACCGTGGAGGAAGGTTCCATTCTTCTCATTCCTCCCGGGTTCAAACATACGAATCAATGTGTATCGACGGAAGGCATGACTTATTTTAGCGCTCACTTTAATGTGGATGATCCGGTCTTTACCCTGAAGCTAATGTCACAGCATAGCCAAATCTACGCAGCAGGTACGGCCGTTAATCGGAAGATGCGCGTTGTGCTGGAGAGTTGGATGAGCATGATTAATGTATCCGAAGCCTACACATCCACGGACAAAATGATCATGCAGGCACGCATGTTTGAACTGTTCGCCCTGTTGTCCCAGGCCGCTGACAATGAACCGGAATCCACAACTTCCGTTGCTGCTTCACATGCACCAGCTCCAACAGCCATGCATTATGCGGGAGCTATAGCGGAGGCAATCAAGCAGGCATTCCATGCCCAGCTTCGAACCAAGGAAAGCAGTGTATCCACGGTCAAAGTAGAGCAGATTATATCCTCGTTTGGCATCAGCCCGGGATATGGTCTACAGGTCTTTCGCAAGGTGTACGGGCGATCACCCAGGGCTTACCTGTCCAGCTTGAAATTGCAGGAGGCCAAGGTACTGATCGAACAGCCTGAGCTGTCGCTCGGGGAAATTGCGTGGAAGCTCGGCTACACCCATCTGTCCCATTTCAGCAGACAATTCAAACGTTGGACAGGCCAGAGCCCGCTGCAATACCGCAACCATCATGCAGATGAATCAGGTGATCCTGTATCCTATAGATCTGAATCAAGTCCGGAATCTTGA
- a CDS encoding GNAT family N-acetyltransferase translates to MLTSHTFTIRPSEIKDAAQLMELDTLVWDKYTSPAPMQWRSRQQYLQYCPPGNQLIAVQGERVCGYVGFQPATGMPVNRHVYEIHIAVHPHDRRCGIATALMDAIKQHAAQQGVRKLRLRVLSSNPGAITFYTQCGFVTEGRLVSEFYIGGKDVDDILMGYFIQTK, encoded by the coding sequence ATGCTTACCAGCCATACATTTACGATTCGTCCATCCGAGATTAAAGATGCAGCCCAGCTAATGGAATTGGACACCCTGGTATGGGACAAATACACCTCTCCTGCACCGATGCAATGGCGCTCCAGACAGCAATACCTGCAGTATTGTCCGCCAGGCAACCAATTGATTGCGGTGCAGGGAGAGCGGGTATGTGGTTATGTGGGCTTTCAGCCAGCGACAGGTATGCCCGTCAACCGTCACGTTTACGAGATTCATATTGCAGTTCATCCTCATGATCGGCGTTGTGGTATCGCTACTGCTTTGATGGATGCTATCAAGCAGCATGCGGCCCAACAAGGCGTTCGTAAGCTCAGGCTGCGCGTGCTCTCTAGCAATCCGGGAGCGATTACGTTTTATACCCAGTGTGGATTTGTGACGGAAGGCAGGTTGGTGTCCGAGTTTTATATCGGGGGCAAGGATGTGGACGACATTCTTATGGGTTATTTTATCCAAACCAAATAG
- a CDS encoding GNAT family protein yields MFTYSLDEYTELRPLAMEHTKPLFELTDRSRDQLRHWLPWVDHVTEVEHTSNFITNALKQGAENGGFTAGVWLKGDLAGIIGFHEINWTNRSVSIGYWLGKGFEGQGLMTSACRVLVDYALVTLDLNRVEIRSATNNKRSRAIPERLGFVLEGVIRQAEKLPKGYVNHAVYGMLQHEWELLR; encoded by the coding sequence ATGTTTACCTATTCATTGGATGAATATACCGAACTCCGGCCGCTGGCCATGGAACACACCAAACCGCTGTTCGAACTCACGGATCGTTCACGGGATCAACTGAGACATTGGTTACCGTGGGTTGATCATGTGACAGAAGTGGAACACACCTCGAACTTCATTACTAATGCATTAAAACAAGGTGCTGAAAATGGCGGCTTCACCGCCGGTGTGTGGTTAAAAGGTGATCTTGCCGGCATCATCGGATTCCACGAGATTAACTGGACCAACCGCTCGGTGAGCATCGGATATTGGCTTGGGAAAGGTTTTGAGGGTCAGGGCTTGATGACAAGCGCTTGTCGCGTTCTGGTTGATTACGCACTGGTCACACTGGATCTGAATCGCGTCGAGATTCGCTCGGCAACGAACAACAAACGCAGCCGCGCCATCCCGGAAAGACTCGGATTCGTTCTCGAAGGTGTCATTCGTCAGGCAGAGAAGCTGCCTAAAGGTTACGTGAACCATGCGGTATACGGCATGCTTCAGCATGAATGGGAACTTTTACGCTAA
- a CDS encoding MFS transporter codes for MDRPIPSKGNPSLGSLKLYNFFIYGAISIFAGFLQLYLQEIGMTKLEIGSLMAIGPFVSLFANPFWGFWSDKSRNIRIILMIMMGGTFVLAQGVFYAPSYTWIYVAMIFFYFFQSPLFAQTNSLILGYIDGTTQKFGSFRLWGSLGWALTAVAAGPLIDRFGIGSVSIIFACMITVAFVLSVFLPRQPIASDTPVVTFRRFGKVMFNPYFMTFIGLGVLVSVPNAMNSTFMSLYIVEMGGDKQMVGWAIFTSSILEVGVFLLLDRLLKRKMSMLLASLILISLLFALRWQLMALASNPMEIVFIQLMHSITFGGYFYVGTQLTMLFIPRPYRSSGQAVYTMAWGGLSGVIAGLFGGWLFQNFGAEVMYSIGVFFSLIGAVGFSIMWLSNRRNGYQPVVLTEMGNMDEER; via the coding sequence TTGGACAGACCTATACCTTCAAAAGGTAATCCCTCATTGGGATCTCTGAAACTATATAACTTTTTCATATATGGCGCCATCTCCATCTTTGCCGGATTCCTGCAGTTATATCTGCAAGAGATTGGCATGACCAAACTAGAGATTGGCAGTCTGATGGCGATTGGACCTTTTGTCTCCTTGTTCGCCAACCCGTTCTGGGGTTTCTGGAGCGATAAATCCCGCAATATTCGCATCATTCTGATGATTATGATGGGAGGCACTTTTGTGCTCGCCCAAGGTGTATTCTATGCGCCCAGTTATACATGGATCTATGTAGCCATGATCTTTTTTTATTTTTTTCAAAGCCCATTATTCGCTCAAACCAATAGCCTGATTCTCGGATATATCGATGGCACAACCCAGAAGTTTGGATCATTCCGGCTCTGGGGTTCACTCGGTTGGGCACTGACTGCCGTTGCAGCTGGCCCGCTCATTGACCGTTTTGGTATCGGCAGTGTATCGATTATCTTTGCGTGCATGATTACTGTCGCCTTCGTGTTATCCGTGTTCCTGCCCAGACAGCCTATTGCTTCCGATACACCCGTGGTGACTTTTCGGCGGTTTGGCAAAGTCATGTTCAATCCGTATTTTATGACATTTATCGGTCTTGGTGTACTGGTCTCGGTACCCAATGCCATGAACAGTACATTTATGTCCTTATATATTGTAGAGATGGGTGGCGACAAACAGATGGTCGGCTGGGCCATCTTCACCTCATCCATTCTCGAAGTCGGTGTATTCCTGCTGCTCGACCGCTTGCTCAAACGCAAAATGAGCATGCTTCTGGCCTCTCTCATCCTGATCAGTCTGCTGTTTGCACTGCGCTGGCAGCTTATGGCACTGGCCAGCAACCCGATGGAGATTGTATTCATTCAGCTGATGCATTCCATCACGTTCGGTGGGTACTTCTATGTAGGCACACAACTGACCATGCTGTTCATTCCAAGACCCTATCGTTCCTCCGGTCAAGCGGTCTATACGATGGCCTGGGGCGGTCTCTCAGGGGTTATTGCGGGTCTGTTCGGCGGCTGGCTGTTCCAGAACTTCGGGGCGGAAGTCATGTACAGTATTGGCGTATTCTTCTCGCTCATCGGTGCTGTTGGATTCAGCATCATGTGGTTGTCGAACCGCCGTAACGGCTATCAGCCGGTTGTGTTGACGGAGATGGGCAATATGGATGAGGAGAGATAA